One segment of Anastrepha obliqua isolate idAnaObli1 chromosome 3, idAnaObli1_1.0, whole genome shotgun sequence DNA contains the following:
- the LOC129242302 gene encoding uncharacterized protein LOC129242302 → MVGKVIAFCLLFVAVALAADQCGVCMTNFALCINDTSYQLCYDDTESTVTTLSPIEDEVYNCPSGEYCTNSNNVCEANPDGVNITAVCDSSSVTCGSCTGKKSGTLICVSATQFAICTTTGASNALSCNADQLCSEDLLTKSTLKQVCAPQAVLDFLEAKQTCANDDLVTPTTTTTTPVPQDTLLTECSSANNTAAYFEIKNTANCRSYIYCEHSSSGYLALEMLCKSGQFYSAAQKKCITAAKCPN, encoded by the exons ATGGTTGGAAAA GTAATCGCATTTTGTTTACTCTTTGTGGCTGTAGCTTTAGCCGCTGATCAGTGTGGGGTTTGCATGACCAACTTTGCTTTATGCATAAATGATACGAGCTACCAGCTTTGTTATGATGATACAGAATCAACAGTAACAACAT TAAGTCCGATCGAGGACGAAGTTTATAATTGCCCGTCCGGTGAATACTGCACAAACTCTAATAATGTGTGTGAGGCCAATCCCGATGGTGTTAACATTACAGCTGTGTGTGATAGCTCAAGCGTTACGTGTGGTAGTTGTACCGGCAAGAAAAGCGGGACGCTTATTTGTGTAAGTGCGACGCAATTTGCTATATGTACAACCACCGGGGCATCTAATGCATTATCATGTAATGCAGATCAACTTTGCAGTGAGGACTTGCTTACCAAGTCCACTTTAAAGCAAGTGTGTGCGCCACAAGCAGTACTTGATTTC CTCGAGGCCAAGCAAACATGTGCTAATGATGATCTggtaacaccaacaacaacaactacaacacccGTGCCACAGGATACCTTATTGACGGAATGCAGTTCAGCGAACAACACTGCcgcttattttgaaataaaaaataccgcAAACTGCCGATC ATACATTTACTGTGAACATAGTAGCAGCGGCTACTTAGCGTTAGAGATGTTATGCAAATCGGGTCAATTTTACAGTGCAGCGCAGAAAAAATGCATTACGGCGGCAAAGTGCCCAAATTAA